A section of the Clostridium felsineum DSM 794 genome encodes:
- a CDS encoding FAD-binding oxidoreductase, whose protein sequence is MSNEYKKIDERDISYLQSILGKERVIFGKNISEDFSHDELGAVKNMPEVLVEVSKTEEVSKVVKYAYENNIPVVVRGSGTGLVGASVPIYGGIMINLCSMNKILEIDEENLTLTVEPGVLLMEIADFVQEHDLFYPPDPGEKSATIGGNISTNAGGMRAVKYGVTRDYVRGLELVLPTGEIIEVGGKVVKNSSGYSIKDLICGSEGTLGIVTKAILKLLPLPKKSISLLVPFPDLTKAIETVPKIIKSKTIPTSIEFMERDVILAAEEFLGKKFPDSASDAYLLMTFDGNNTEEIEKDYESAANIVLKEGALDIFIADTDERKEAIWSARGAFLEAIKASTTEMDECDVCVPRNKVAEFINYTYELQNKLNIRIKNFGHAGDGNLHVYILRDELKEKEWSEKLPEVFKCMYNKANELKGQVSGEHGIGYAKREYLNKQLGETTLKLMQNIKKAFDPKNILNPGKVCE, encoded by the coding sequence ATGTCAAATGAATATAAGAAAATAGATGAGAGAGATATTAGTTATTTACAATCTATATTAGGAAAAGAAAGAGTTATTTTTGGCAAAAATATAAGTGAGGATTTCAGTCATGATGAATTAGGTGCGGTAAAGAATATGCCTGAAGTTTTAGTAGAGGTTTCAAAAACTGAAGAGGTCTCAAAGGTTGTTAAATATGCTTATGAAAATAACATTCCAGTTGTAGTTAGAGGATCCGGAACAGGCCTTGTTGGTGCATCAGTTCCTATATATGGTGGAATAATGATAAATTTATGTTCGATGAATAAAATACTAGAAATAGATGAAGAAAATTTAACATTGACTGTTGAGCCAGGAGTGCTTTTAATGGAAATAGCTGACTTTGTACAGGAGCATGATTTGTTTTATCCACCAGATCCAGGTGAAAAATCTGCAACTATAGGAGGAAATATAAGCACTAACGCTGGTGGTATGAGAGCTGTTAAATATGGAGTTACAAGAGATTATGTTAGAGGTCTTGAATTAGTTCTTCCTACAGGAGAAATCATAGAAGTTGGAGGAAAAGTTGTTAAAAATAGTTCCGGGTACAGTATAAAGGATTTAATTTGTGGTTCTGAAGGAACACTTGGAATAGTTACTAAAGCCATATTGAAGCTATTACCACTTCCTAAAAAATCAATAAGTCTTTTAGTTCCGTTTCCTGACCTTACAAAGGCTATAGAAACAGTTCCTAAAATAATAAAATCAAAAACTATACCAACTTCTATAGAGTTTATGGAAAGAGATGTAATACTTGCAGCAGAAGAATTTTTAGGAAAGAAATTTCCGGATAGTGCATCAGATGCATACCTTTTGATGACTTTTGATGGTAATAATACAGAAGAAATAGAAAAAGATTACGAAAGTGCAGCTAATATAGTTTTAAAAGAGGGAGCGCTAGATATATTTATAGCTGATACAGATGAAAGAAAAGAAGCTATATGGTCTGCAAGGGGAGCATTCCTTGAAGCTATAAAGGCATCAACTACTGAAATGGACGAGTGTGATGTTTGTGTTCCAAGAAACAAGGTGGCTGAATTTATAAATTACACTTATGAACTTCAAAATAAGCTTAATATTAGAATAAAGAATTTTGGTCATGCTGGTGATGGTAATCTTCATGTATATATATTAAGAGATGAACTTAAAGAGAAAGAGTGGTCAGAAAAGTTACCTGAAGTATTTAAATGTATGTACAATAAAGCTAATGAATTAAAAGGACAAGTTTCTGGAGAACATGGCATAGGGTATGCAAAGAGAGAATATTTAAATAAACAATTAGGAGAAACTACTTTGAAATTGATGCAGAATATTAAAAAAGCATTTGATCCTAAAAATATATTAAATCCTGGAAAGGTATGTGAATAA
- a CDS encoding FAD-binding protein translates to MGKLVINENKLNNEVIEELVNICPFGAMERVGDKVQISAACKMCRLCVKKGPAGVVEFVEDEKKVLIDKSLYKGVAVYVDHVDGEIHPVTYELIGKARELANKINHPVYAVFIGENIKDKAEELLHYGVDEVFVYDNKELKYFRIEPYTKAFEDFINKNKPSTILVGATTVGRSLAPRIAARFRTGLTADCTILDMKENTDLVQIRPAFGGNIMAQIVNPNNRPQLATVRYKVMNAPERSEEKKGKITICSLENITSNIEVLKVVKKKVEENIADAEIIVSVGRAVKSEKDMAPIKKLAELLGAQVAGTRPLVEAGLIDAKKQIGLSGRTVKPKLIFAIGISGAVQYTAGMNNSDCIIAINSDAEAPIFNVAHYGIVGDLYEIVPKLIEKIKVG, encoded by the coding sequence ATGGGAAAGTTAGTTATTAATGAAAATAAATTAAATAATGAGGTTATTGAAGAGCTTGTTAACATTTGCCCATTTGGAGCAATGGAAAGAGTAGGAGATAAAGTTCAAATTTCAGCTGCCTGTAAGATGTGTAGATTATGTGTTAAAAAGGGACCAGCTGGAGTTGTTGAATTTGTAGAAGATGAAAAGAAGGTTCTTATTGATAAAAGTTTATATAAAGGAGTAGCAGTATATGTTGATCATGTAGATGGTGAGATACATCCTGTAACCTATGAGCTTATAGGAAAGGCTAGAGAACTTGCCAATAAAATAAATCATCCTGTATATGCAGTATTTATCGGAGAAAATATTAAGGATAAAGCAGAAGAATTGCTTCATTATGGTGTAGATGAAGTATTTGTTTATGATAACAAGGAACTTAAATACTTTAGAATAGAGCCTTATACTAAAGCCTTCGAAGATTTCATAAATAAAAACAAACCTTCTACCATATTAGTAGGAGCAACTACTGTTGGAAGATCATTAGCGCCAAGAATAGCAGCTAGATTTAGAACAGGACTAACAGCTGATTGTACTATACTTGATATGAAAGAAAATACAGATTTAGTTCAAATAAGACCAGCTTTTGGTGGAAATATAATGGCACAAATAGTAAATCCTAATAACAGACCTCAGCTTGCTACAGTAAGATATAAGGTTATGAATGCGCCAGAGAGAAGCGAAGAGAAAAAAGGAAAAATAACTATATGTTCTTTAGAAAATATAACTTCTAATATTGAAGTTTTAAAGGTTGTAAAGAAAAAGGTAGAGGAAAATATAGCAGATGCAGAAATAATAGTTTCTGTAGGTAGAGCAGTAAAATCAGAAAAAGATATGGCACCTATTAAAAAATTAGCTGAGCTTTTAGGAGCACAAGTAGCTGGTACAAGACCTCTTGTAGAAGCTGGTTTAATAGATGCAAAAAAACAAATCGGATTAAGTGGTAGAACAGTTAAGCCTAAGCTTATATTTGCCATAGGAATTTCAGGTGCAGTTCAATATACGGCTGGTATGAATAACTCAGACTGTATAATTGCTATAAATAGTGATGCAGAGGCGCCAATATTTAATGTTGCTCATTATGGAATTGTCGGAGATTTATATGAAATAGTACCTAAGTTAATTGAAAAAATAAAGGTGGGCTAA
- a CDS encoding electron transfer flavoprotein subunit beta/FixA family protein — translation MEILVCIKQVPGTSKVEVDEKTGVLKRDGVDSKMNPYDLYALETALRIKEKVGGRITVISMGPPQATAVIKEAYMMGADEGVLLSDRKFAGADVLATSYTISQGIKKAGNFDLILCGKQTTDGDTAQVGPEMAEYLKVPHVANVRRLVEVKDKSIVIEMDMPNTLEIAEVNFPCLLTVEKDIFQPRLPSYKKKLDTKDRDIKVYGLSDFADKNENMYGLNGSPTQVERIFPPKSNLHKEMWNGNGAELSSKLLKKLKEMKFV, via the coding sequence ATGGAAATATTGGTTTGTATTAAACAAGTGCCTGGTACGAGTAAAGTAGAAGTAGATGAAAAGACAGGTGTTTTGAAAAGAGATGGTGTAGATTCAAAAATGAATCCATATGATTTATACGCGTTAGAAACTGCATTAAGAATAAAAGAAAAGGTTGGCGGCAGAATTACTGTTATCAGTATGGGACCACCACAGGCAACAGCAGTTATAAAAGAGGCATACATGATGGGAGCAGATGAAGGAGTTCTTCTATCAGATAGAAAATTCGCAGGGGCAGATGTTTTAGCTACCTCATATACGATTTCTCAAGGAATAAAGAAAGCTGGTAATTTCGACTTAATATTATGTGGAAAACAAACTACAGATGGAGATACAGCACAGGTTGGACCAGAGATGGCAGAATATTTAAAAGTGCCTCATGTAGCCAATGTTAGAAGGCTTGTGGAAGTAAAGGATAAATCAATAGTTATAGAAATGGATATGCCAAACACATTAGAAATTGCAGAAGTTAATTTTCCATGTCTTTTAACAGTTGAAAAGGATATCTTTCAGCCAAGGCTTCCTTCATATAAAAAGAAATTAGATACCAAAGATAGAGATATAAAAGTATACGGATTAAGTGATTTTGCAGATAAAAATGAAAATATGTATGGCCTAAATGGGTCACCAACTCAAGTTGAAAGAATATTTCCACCAAAATCAAATTTGCATAAAGAAATGTGGAATGGAAATGGTGCAGAACTTTCAAGTAAGTTATTAAAAAAATTAAAGGAAATGAAATTTGTTTAG
- a CDS encoding glycosyltransferase family 4 protein, with amino-acid sequence MKILITTDTYYPMTNGVVVSINNLYKQLKALGHDVKILALSPDGEEKITSDVFYLSSFSVAIYPDARVMKPIKNKIVGEIIRWKPDIIHSQTEFSTMIVAKYIKRKLNIPEVHTYHTMYEDYLHYFFCGRILGRVGVSKVTEKLLNSCEAVIAPTEKVRNKLKGYGVTTNIDIVPTGIDLDKFKKELSKEEKEELLSKYELSEKDIVLIYVGRIAEEKNIEEVLKLYKMALGYTPNIKLLIVGGGPYLSKLKGIVITEGISDKVKFTGMIPSDKVYKYYKLGDVFVTASTSETQGITYIEALASGLPIICKWDMCIEGLIVNGQNGFSYEDDEEFLGALQYIINNKKFKLQMVEKISEKMVEYSKERFASKVLLTYNSALKEGYSYYLAKQA; translated from the coding sequence TTGAAAATACTTATTACCACAGATACGTATTATCCAATGACAAACGGTGTTGTAGTTTCAATTAATAATTTATATAAACAATTAAAAGCTTTGGGACATGATGTTAAAATACTTGCTTTATCTCCAGATGGAGAAGAAAAGATAACTTCAGATGTTTTTTATCTCAGCTCTTTTAGTGTGGCAATTTATCCTGATGCAAGAGTTATGAAGCCTATTAAAAATAAAATTGTAGGTGAAATAATAAGATGGAAACCGGATATTATACATTCTCAAACTGAATTTTCAACTATGATAGTAGCTAAATATATAAAAAGAAAACTTAATATACCAGAGGTACATACCTACCATACTATGTACGAGGATTATCTTCATTATTTCTTTTGTGGGAGAATACTGGGACGGGTAGGTGTCTCTAAGGTTACAGAAAAATTGCTTAATAGTTGTGAGGCAGTTATAGCGCCAACAGAAAAGGTGAGAAACAAGCTAAAAGGTTACGGGGTGACTACAAATATAGATATCGTTCCAACAGGAATTGATTTAGATAAGTTTAAGAAAGAGTTATCCAAAGAAGAAAAAGAAGAACTTTTGTCAAAGTATGAATTGTCAGAAAAGGATATAGTATTAATTTATGTTGGTAGAATAGCAGAAGAAAAGAATATAGAAGAAGTTCTAAAGCTATATAAAATGGCGTTAGGATATACACCTAATATAAAACTTCTAATAGTTGGAGGGGGACCTTACTTATCCAAGCTAAAAGGAATTGTAATAACAGAAGGAATTTCTGATAAGGTTAAATTTACTGGTATGATTCCATCGGATAAGGTCTACAAATATTACAAGCTAGGAGATGTTTTTGTAACAGCATCAACCAGTGAGACACAAGGAATAACATATATAGAAGCGCTTGCTAGCGGACTCCCTATTATATGCAAATGGGATATGTGTATAGAGGGATTAATAGTAAACGGACAAAACGGTTTTTCATATGAAGATGATGAAGAATTTTTAGGAGCACTGCAGTATATTATTAATAACAAAAAGTTTAAGCTGCAGATGGTAGAAAAAATATCAGAAAAAATGGTTGAATATTCGAAGGAGCGTTTTGCTTCTAAGGTTCTTTTAACTTATAATTCTGCATTAAAAGAAGGATATTCCTATTATTTAGCTAAACAAGCTTAA
- a CDS encoding response regulator transcription factor: MKNFKILLVEDEKQMSMFIEMELTHEGYEVEVSYEGRDALKKMESNEYDLVLLDIMIPNLNGIEVLRRARQFSSVPVIMLTAKSDIHDKVLGLDVGANDYLTKPFAIEELLARIRVHERNNLVKSSKDIIKVRDIVMDNRTRKVKRAGKEIDLTKKEYELLKMLLINKNIVLTREKLIEEIWGYDYIGDTNVVDVFIRYLRGKIDDDFENKLITTVRGVGYVIKED; encoded by the coding sequence TTGAAGAATTTTAAAATACTCTTAGTTGAAGATGAAAAGCAAATGTCAATGTTTATAGAAATGGAGCTTACCCATGAAGGCTATGAAGTGGAAGTTAGCTATGAGGGAAGGGATGCTTTGAAGAAAATGGAAAGCAATGAGTATGATTTAGTACTTTTAGATATTATGATTCCAAATTTAAATGGAATAGAAGTTTTAAGAAGGGCAAGACAGTTTTCTAGTGTACCAGTCATAATGCTTACAGCAAAAAGTGATATACACGATAAAGTTTTAGGACTTGACGTTGGAGCTAATGATTATCTTACAAAACCTTTTGCAATTGAAGAACTTTTAGCTAGAATAAGAGTTCATGAAAGAAATAACTTAGTTAAAAGTTCTAAAGATATTATTAAGGTTAGAGATATAGTTATGGACAATAGAACTAGAAAAGTTAAGAGAGCTGGAAAAGAAATAGATCTTACAAAAAAAGAATATGAACTTTTGAAGATGCTTTTAATCAATAAAAATATTGTACTAACAAGAGAAAAGCTTATTGAAGAAATATGGGGATATGATTATATAGGTGATACAAATGTAGTAGATGTATTTATAAGATATTTAAGAGGTAAAATAGATGATGATTTTGAGAATAAGCTTATAACTACCGTTAGAGGTGTAGGATATGTTATTAAAGAAGATTAA
- a CDS encoding phosphatase PAP2 family protein, whose translation MNMELFRLINNLANKNMVLDKVMIFFSKDVPYLYAGALAIIFILGLIKKKDNCRKVVFSTFVITLINLIFSFIIGKLYYENRPFVNNKVNLLVNHVKDASLPSDHATGTMSIALGLKNYNKLISIILTIISLIVGFSRVYVGNHYPMDVVFAYIMVLSTNYIYNLKLRNKVEYLYEIIEKKIVAVLKAVPNYM comes from the coding sequence ATGAATATGGAACTTTTTAGATTAATAAATAATTTAGCAAACAAAAATATGGTTTTAGATAAAGTAATGATTTTCTTTTCAAAGGATGTACCTTATTTATATGCAGGAGCTCTTGCAATAATATTTATTTTGGGATTAATAAAGAAAAAGGATAACTGTAGGAAGGTCGTTTTTAGTACTTTTGTTATAACACTAATTAATTTAATCTTTAGTTTTATAATTGGAAAGTTATATTATGAAAATAGACCCTTTGTAAACAATAAAGTTAATTTGTTAGTGAATCATGTTAAGGATGCATCACTTCCAAGTGATCATGCTACAGGGACTATGAGTATAGCTTTAGGATTAAAAAATTATAATAAGCTAATAAGTATTATTTTAACAATTATATCTTTAATAGTAGGTTTTTCAAGAGTTTACGTTGGAAACCACTATCCTATGGATGTTGTTTTTGCATATATAATGGTTTTAAGCACAAACTATATTTATAATTTAAAGTTAAGAAATAAAGTAGAGTATTTATATGAAATAATTGAAAAAAAAATAGTAGCAGTATTAAAAGCAGTTCCTAACTATATGTAA
- a CDS encoding sensor histidine kinase gives MLLKKIKKLFCFIKSAKISLKITAVYAVMFILVLLVLNASILFGVRHYIYEEGNKQIEDVQNIMTNKLKNKQVNLNVDDIFSDVPSKENISIRILLKNGKVINETTEFDHRIKKPHEDKEILKFNGKHLKDDEKHLIYKNILIITKRNEKIYLQIYKDMHTEYYYMKVLFGIMVLADFIGIIVSIFLGYVISKKMLKPIDYITKTAENISINNLKERIEVTGADDELKRLSNTFNKMIDRLQDAFDRQAQFVSNASHELRTPITVIQGYANLLDRWGKNDKNALEKSIYGIKFEAANMAELIEKLLFLAKGDTGTYFFEKKEFYLNEIIDSLVSEGLLISKNHKILSSRNDKVKISADSKMIKQMLRIFIDNSIKFTPRGGTIDISSILFNDEVKISVKDTGIGIPKDEIKNIFDRFYIVDKSRSKEKGGSGLGLSIAKWIVNMHNGIIGVESEEGKFTKITVTLKVK, from the coding sequence ATGTTATTAAAGAAGATTAAAAAATTATTCTGTTTTATAAAAAGTGCAAAAATTTCTCTAAAGATAACCGCAGTATATGCGGTTATGTTTATATTAGTATTATTAGTTTTAAATGCTTCAATTTTATTTGGAGTTAGGCATTATATTTATGAAGAGGGAAACAAACAAATAGAAGATGTACAAAATATAATGACAAACAAGCTTAAAAATAAGCAGGTAAATTTAAATGTAGATGACATTTTTTCAGATGTTCCTTCAAAGGAAAACATATCAATAAGAATACTCTTAAAGAATGGAAAAGTAATAAATGAAACAACAGAGTTTGATCATAGAATAAAAAAACCTCATGAAGATAAGGAGATACTTAAATTTAATGGAAAACACTTGAAAGATGATGAAAAACACCTAATATATAAAAATATTTTGATTATAACTAAAAGAAATGAAAAGATATATCTCCAAATATATAAAGATATGCATACGGAGTACTATTATATGAAGGTTCTATTTGGGATTATGGTATTGGCTGATTTTATAGGGATTATTGTATCTATATTTCTTGGATATGTAATAAGTAAAAAGATGTTAAAGCCAATTGATTATATAACTAAAACTGCTGAAAATATAAGCATTAACAATTTAAAAGAGAGAATAGAGGTAACGGGAGCTGACGACGAACTTAAAAGATTATCTAATACCTTTAATAAAATGATAGACAGACTTCAAGATGCATTTGATCGTCAGGCACAGTTTGTATCAAATGCTTCTCATGAACTTAGAACTCCTATAACTGTAATTCAGGGATATGCAAATCTTTTAGATAGATGGGGTAAAAATGATAAAAATGCTTTAGAAAAATCAATATATGGTATCAAGTTTGAGGCGGCAAATATGGCTGAGTTAATTGAAAAATTACTTTTCCTTGCAAAAGGAGATACAGGAACGTATTTTTTTGAGAAGAAAGAATTTTATCTTAATGAAATAATTGATAGTTTAGTTTCAGAAGGTTTGCTTATAAGTAAAAATCATAAAATATTAAGCAGTAGAAATGATAAAGTGAAAATTTCAGCTGATAGTAAAATGATAAAGCAAATGCTTAGAATATTTATAGATAATAGTATTAAATTTACGCCAAGGGGTGGGACTATAGATATAAGTTCTATACTTTTTAATGACGAAGTAAAAATATCTGTTAAGGATACAGGAATAGGAATACCTAAAGATGAAATTAAGAATATATTCGATAGATTTTATATTGTTGATAAATCTAGATCAAAAGAAAAGGGAGGCAGTGGTCTTGGACTTTCTATAGCTAAATGGATAGTTAATATGCATAACGGAATAATAGGTGTAGAAAGTGAAGAAGGTAAATTTACTAAGATAACTGTGACTTTAAAGGTAAAATAA
- a CDS encoding methyl-accepting chemotaxis protein → MKFKKFDLNSIRSKLIASLILICVIPLIVEGAFSYNQSKSILNNKLNLTSTQMLNEVNSGLVDYFHGFNDMVALTAGNYDLVNVDEGNNFSFVLGLLKDLQNSNKDILDAYYGTASGKFSISTEAKMPEGYDATKRPWYMEAVKNSGKTIVTQPYKDVVTQGMVVGIARAVMKDGKVVGVVGVDCTLSTLADRISTKKIGNTGYVFISDKDGNIIAHPNKKIISTNEAAKLSFWDKAKTTDSDFVTYEYNGEKKFGVYQTNKLTGWKIVASLKNDELTNDTKSITLTTAILICIMTLIAIGLSLLLSKGIDINIKKLRGVFEKASHGDLSNKIEIKTKDEFGDLAKDYNSMIKNIGILLENARKTSDTVLETTSNLSSMAEETNASMSQVAMAVSEISKGAVNLAETSGDSASSIGTLSEKLDNVSEVTKDMSNVSNDTKNLSKKGIDTVNVLISKNTETMDASIVVSNIVGDMDNSVREISTISDAITDITDQTNLLALNASIEAARAGEAGKGFAVVAEEIRELAEQSKNSTEQIKSIIANIQEKASKAVKAIDNNKKIGLEQNEVVARTEEIFTDILMSIVTLVEKVDNVRISVEDMQVQKQIFVEQVENTSAISEETASSIEEVTASTEEVTETMDKFAQHTVEVQGLAERLKEEIYKFRV, encoded by the coding sequence ATGAAGTTTAAGAAGTTTGATTTAAACAGTATTAGAAGTAAGTTAATTGCTAGTTTAATATTGATTTGTGTAATTCCCTTAATTGTGGAAGGTGCATTTTCTTACAATCAATCTAAATCTATTCTTAATAATAAACTAAATTTAACAAGCACACAAATGCTTAATGAAGTAAATAGTGGTTTAGTGGATTATTTTCATGGGTTTAATGATATGGTTGCGTTGACGGCAGGTAATTACGATTTAGTGAATGTAGACGAAGGAAATAATTTTAGTTTTGTTTTGGGTTTACTTAAGGATTTACAAAATAGTAACAAGGATATTCTTGATGCATATTATGGAACGGCTTCTGGAAAGTTTTCTATTTCTACTGAAGCTAAAATGCCTGAAGGATATGATGCAACTAAAAGGCCTTGGTATATGGAAGCAGTAAAAAACAGTGGTAAAACAATAGTAACTCAACCGTACAAGGATGTAGTAACACAAGGTATGGTTGTTGGTATTGCTAGAGCTGTAATGAAGGATGGAAAAGTAGTAGGAGTAGTTGGTGTTGATTGTACGCTTTCAACACTTGCAGATAGAATATCAACCAAAAAAATAGGAAATACAGGATATGTATTTATTTCAGATAAAGATGGAAACATTATAGCACACCCAAATAAAAAAATTATTAGTACAAATGAAGCAGCAAAGCTCTCATTTTGGGATAAAGCAAAGACTACTGATAGTGATTTTGTAACATATGAATATAATGGAGAAAAGAAATTTGGAGTATATCAAACTAACAAATTAACAGGATGGAAGATAGTAGCTTCATTAAAAAATGATGAATTGACTAATGATACAAAATCAATAACATTAACTACAGCTATACTTATATGTATAATGACTTTAATAGCAATAGGTTTGTCGTTGTTATTAAGTAAGGGAATAGATATAAATATAAAGAAGCTCAGAGGGGTATTTGAGAAAGCTTCACATGGAGACTTATCTAATAAGATAGAGATAAAAACAAAAGATGAATTTGGCGATTTAGCTAAAGATTACAATTCTATGATTAAAAATATAGGTATATTACTAGAAAATGCAAGAAAAACTTCTGATACAGTTCTTGAAACTACATCAAATCTTTCTAGTATGGCGGAAGAGACCAATGCATCAATGTCACAGGTTGCTATGGCAGTTTCTGAAATATCTAAAGGAGCTGTAAATTTAGCTGAAACCTCAGGAGATTCTGCTTCAAGTATCGGTACTCTATCGGAAAAATTAGATAATGTATCTGAAGTTACAAAGGACATGAGTAATGTATCTAATGATACTAAAAATTTAAGTAAAAAAGGAATAGATACTGTAAATGTACTTATATCTAAGAACACTGAGACAATGGATGCATCAATTGTAGTTTCAAATATAGTTGGGGATATGGATAATAGTGTAAGAGAGATAAGTACGATATCTGATGCAATAACAGATATAACAGATCAAACTAATTTATTAGCACTTAATGCATCTATTGAAGCAGCACGTGCAGGTGAAGCTGGAAAAGGGTTTGCAGTAGTTGCAGAAGAAATTAGAGAACTGGCAGAACAGTCAAAGAATTCTACAGAGCAAATTAAATCGATAATAGCAAATATACAAGAAAAAGCTAGTAAGGCAGTAAAAGCTATAGACAACAATAAGAAAATTGGATTAGAGCAAAATGAAGTTGTAGCAAGAACTGAAGAAATATTTACCGATATATTAATGTCTATAGTAACATTAGTAGAAAAAGTTGATAATGTGAGAATTTCAGTAGAGGATATGCAAGTTCAAAAGCAAATCTTTGTAGAACAGGTAGAAAACACATCAGCTATCTCAGAGGAAACAGCATCTTCTATAGAAGAGGTTACAGCATCAACAGAAGAGGTTACGGAAACAATGGATAAATTTGCTCAGCATACAGTTGAGGTTCAAGGTTTAGCTGAGAGATTAAAAGAAGAAATATATAAGTTTAGAGTTTAG
- a CDS encoding FadR/GntR family transcriptional regulator: MFSPVKSTKVYEQVIEQFKTMIADGTLKKGDRLPSERELVSQLGVSRASIREALSALQMIGFVEARHGEGNFIRENFEESLIDPFLLIFMLNGSNKEQILELRRIIEVETAAIAAEKINNEEIEKLEECLNGLLEAQDEVLKGKYDKEFHYNIAKASKNILIVNMLNAVSSLMDAFITEARGKILMVEGNKDVLMNQHSALLKALKNHDPKAASKAMREHLDLIFEYIKDR; the protein is encoded by the coding sequence GTGTTTAGTCCAGTTAAAAGTACAAAAGTATATGAACAAGTAATAGAACAATTTAAAACTATGATTGCAGATGGTACCCTAAAAAAGGGGGACAGATTGCCTTCAGAGAGAGAGCTAGTAAGTCAGCTTGGAGTAAGTCGAGCAAGTATAAGAGAAGCTTTGAGCGCGCTTCAAATGATAGGGTTTGTAGAAGCTAGACATGGTGAAGGGAATTTTATAAGAGAGAATTTTGAGGAAAGCTTAATAGATCCTTTTTTGTTAATTTTCATGTTAAATGGCAGTAATAAAGAACAAATATTAGAGCTTAGAAGAATTATAGAAGTTGAGACAGCAGCAATAGCAGCAGAGAAAATTAATAATGAAGAAATAGAAAAATTAGAGGAGTGCTTGAATGGTTTATTGGAAGCACAGGATGAGGTCTTAAAAGGAAAATATGATAAAGAATTTCATTATAATATAGCAAAGGCTTCTAAAAATATTTTGATAGTTAATATGCTTAATGCAGTATCGTCTCTTATGGATGCTTTTATAACTGAAGCTAGAGGAAAAATATTAATGGTGGAAGGCAATAAGGATGTTTTAATGAATCAGCATAGTGCACTACTAAAAGCTTTGAAAAATCATGATCCTAAGGCAGCATCTAAAGCAATGAGAGAGCATTTAGATTTGATATTTGAATACATTAAAGATAGATAA